The following DNA comes from Thermoanaerobaculales bacterium.
AGCCGTAGATCCTGCCGGTCGCGACGAGCTCCCGCAGGAACTCCGGCGCGACCACGCCGTGGTGCTCGACCGGGACGTAACGCAGGGCGTTTCTGAGGGCGATGGCGGCGTCGCGCCGGCTGAGGTCGAAACCGCGGCTGGGAGCGCGGCGGATCCCGGGCTCGAACGACGGCTGCTCCGGAAGCTCGGTCAGCTCCATCTGGAACGGCTGCGCGGTCATGGCCACCTCCGTTGCCGGGGATTGTAGCGTTGCGGGGACGGCTCGACGGGCCGGAGCGGGGGTCGAGAGCGCTGGCCGACAGTGAAACAGCGTCTCGTTTGACAGGACCGACCTGCAACAACGAATGTCCCTGAGTCATCGCCGTCGAGAGGGTTTGCCGGACCGAAGTTGAAGAATTCAGGTGGGTTAGCAATTTCCGCGATATGAGTTATGATCGCAATTCGGGAGGGCGGTCTCGCGCATGATGACACTCGACGCGGTCGGCGTCCGCCGCCAGGCCAGGGTGATCATGATCGATGGCGGGCACGGCGTCCGGTCGCACCTCAACACGCTGGGGATCCACGTCGGCGACTGGCTGACCGTGGTCGAGCGCGCGCCATTCCACGGCCCGGTTCTGGTGGAGGTCAACGGCACCAGGATCGCGATCGGCCGCGGCATCGCCAGCAAGGTCCGGGTCGATGTCGACGGCACGGTCACCAGCCTCGTGGACACGGCCAACCCTGGGCGGGCGGCGCCCAGATGAAGTTCGTCCTTGCCGGGCAGCCCAACTCCGGGAAAAGCACGATCTTCAATGCGGTGGCGGGCTACCGGTCCGCCACCGCGAACTTCCCGGGCTCCTCGGTCTCCTACACGGTCAGCCGCGCCCTCATCCAGGGTCGCGAGGTGGATGTGGTCGACCTGCCCGGCGTCTACTCGCTGACCTCGTCGGACACGGTTGCGGGCGAGGGGGAGAGCTACCTCCTCGATGGCGGCTACGACCTCATCATCGATGTTGTCGACGCGAGTCGGCTCGGGCGGTCGCTCGAGCTCACGCTCCAGCTGCTCGAGCTTCAGCGGCCGATGATCGTCGCCCTCAACATGGTCGACGAGGCCGAGCGGCGCGGCATCTCGGTCGACGTTTCCGGACTCGAGCGTGAGCTGGGCGTGCCGGTGGTCGCGACCATCGCGAGGCGGGGCAAGGGTCTGCGTGAGCTCTTCCGGACCGCCCTCCGGCACGCGCACGTCGGCGGCCCAGCGCCCGCGAGGCGCCTCGATCGAGAGGTCGAGCACGCCCTGGCGACGGTGTCATCGGCTCTGCAGGAATCGGGGGTCAAGACCGGCGTGCCGCTGAGGTTTGCG
Coding sequences within:
- a CDS encoding FeoA domain-containing protein, with the protein product MMTLDAVGVRRQARVIMIDGGHGVRSHLNTLGIHVGDWLTVVERAPFHGPVLVEVNGTRIAIGRGIASKVRVDVDGTVTSLVDTANPGRAAPR